A stretch of Equus przewalskii isolate Varuska chromosome 11, EquPr2, whole genome shotgun sequence DNA encodes these proteins:
- the CDCA5 gene encoding sororin isoform X6, whose amino-acid sequence MSARRTRSGGAAQSSGPAAPSPKSLRRSQRKSGSDLPSTLPAICPKAPHAAPVRKPIVLKKIVAHAAQIPSVNSPRRSPRIAFFLEKENHLPSKEPTKEDLFKTCSVPSTPTTTPVLQPLNVESNSGEDLDTRDLEMSKKVRRSYSRLETLGATSTPGRHSCFGFEGLLKVGDLSGVSPVVCSKLTEVPRVPAQPWAPDTTLPGISPPVVKEKRKKKKPPEILNPAGPDSLAGLVRTPGPQPRQTLSCDKIHASEPLLRLLSSCPLRPTPVSPDAQESKKSESGKLVTSPSVDLRLSVTWGEAAVSSLPGGTSPTTSRKWTPPQSLRGRQRAHSKSEERPVVQPVEEQNPEEPQVSRELDPEPPSSEQKLDLQPEPTVSFLFTLLSTAEPHKPKDPEEDLEIQEGQFLGKEDWGPQRTAKEINQLQNDCMRLWASLSTTQADNLALGEKLQSLPNSLYESLKEEVRAIQEEGKLVQEEGKVVQEDAQAIQAAALLQPSSQKTDLLIPQPDVPHDHRNPRQPWPGPSLETGPDLGKTLQQLLSRSLQ is encoded by the exons ATGTCGGCGAGGCGAACGCGGTCCGGAGGGGCCGCCCAGAGCTCGG ggCCCGCGGCCCCATCTCCTAAATCTCTGCGGAGGTCCCAGCGGAAATCAGGCTCTGATCTCCCGAGTACCCTCCCTGCAATCTGTCCAAAG GCACCCCATGCAGCTCCCGTCAGAAAGCCCATCGTCTTGAAGAAGATCGTGGCCCATGCCGCACag ATCCCATCTGTCAACTCGCCTCGAAGGAGCCCTAGG ATTGCTTTTTTCTTGGAGAAAGAAAACCACCTTCCCAGTAAGGAGCCTACGAAGGAGGACCTCTTCAAGACATGTAGTGTCCCCAGCACACCCACCACCACACCTGTGCTGCAGCCCCTGAACGTCGAGTCCAACTCCGGGGAAGACCTGGACACCAGAGACCTAGAAATGTCCAAGAAGGTCCGGCGGTCCTACAGCCGGCTGGAGACCCTCGGCGCCACCTCCACCCCGGGCCGCCACTCCTGCTTTGGCTTCGAGGGGCTGCTGAAGGTGGGGGACTTGTCTGGAGTCTCACCCGTGGTGTGTTCGAAGTTAACCGAGGTCCCCAGGGTCCCTGCGCAGCCCTGGGCCCCAGACACGACTCTCCCGGGAATCTCTCCGCCAGTCGTGAAAGAGAAACGCAAGAAGAAGAAGCCACCAGAGATCCTG AACCCTGCTGGTCCCGACTCCTTGGCAGGGCTCGTGAGGACTCCAGGGCCACAACCACGGCAGACCCTGAGCTGCGACAAGATCCACGCCTCCGAGCCTTTGCTCAGACTGCTCTCTTCCTGCCCGCTCCGCCCCACTCCTGTCTCACCTG ATGCACAAGAGTCTAAAAAATCTGAGAgtggaaaattggtgacaagtCCATCTGTTGACTTAAGACTTTCGGTGACTTGGGGAGAAGCTGCTGTTTCAAGCCTGCCTGGGGGCACATCTCCCACCACCTCGCGGAAATGGACGCCTCCCCAG TCTCTTCGCGGCAGACAAAGAGCCCACTCCAAATCCGAGGAGAGGCCAGTGGTGCAGCCTGTTGAGGAACAGAACCCGGAAGAGCCTCAGGTCTCCAGGGAGCTGGACCCAGAG CCACCTTCTTCAGAACAGAAGCTGGATCTGCAACCAGAACCCACTGTCAGCTTCCTGTTCACACTCCTGAGCACCGCAGAGCCCCACAAGCCCAAAGACCCTGAGGA GGACTTGGAGATCCAAGAGGGCCAGTTCCTGGGTAAGGAAGACTGGGGCCCCCAGCGGACCGCGAAGGAAATCAACCAACTGCAGAATGATTGCATGAG GCTCTGGGCCTCGCTGAGCACTACGCAGGCAGACAACCTGGCCCTGGGGGAGAAGTTGCAAAGTCTG CCCAATTCATTGTATGAGAGCTTGAAGGAGGAAGTGAGGGCGAtccaggaggaagggaagcttgtccaggaggaagggaaggttgTCCAGGAGGATGCCCAGGCCATCCAGGCGGCAGCGCTGCTCCAG CCCAGCTCCCAGAAGACAGACCTGCTCATCCCACAGCCTGACGTTCCCCATGATCACAGAAACCCACGTCAGCCCTGGCCAGGCCCAAGCTTGGAGACGGGACCCGACCTCGGGAAGACCCTCCAGCAGCTCCTCTCCAGGTCCCTGCAGTAA
- the CDCA5 gene encoding sororin isoform X5, with translation MSARRTRSGGAAQSSGPAAPSPKSLRRSQRKSGSDLPSTLPAICPKAPHAAPVRKPIVLKKIVAHAAQIPSVNSPRRSPRIAFFLEKENHLPSKEPTKEDLFKTCSVPSTPTTTPVLQPLNVESNSGEDLDTRDLEMSKKVRRSYSRLETLGATSTPGRHSCFGFEGLLKVGDLSGVSPVVCSKLTEVPRVPAQPWAPDTTLPGISPPVVKEKRKKKKPPEILNPAGPDSLAGLVRTPGPQPRQTLSCDKIHASEPLLRLLSSCPLRPTPVSPADAQESKKSESGKLVTSPSVDLRLSVTWGEAAVSSLPGGTSPTTSRKWTPPQSLRGRQRAHSKSEERPVVQPVEEQNPEEPQVSRELDPEPPSSEQKLDLQPEPTVSFLFTLLSTAEPHKPKDPEEDLEIQEGQFLGKEDWGPQRTAKEINQLQNDCMRLWASLSTTQADNLALGEKLQSLPNSLYESLKEEVRAIQEEGKLVQEEGKVVQEDAQAIQAAALLQPSSQKTDLLIPQPDVPHDHRNPRQPWPGPSLETGPDLGKTLQQLLSRSLQ, from the exons ATGTCGGCGAGGCGAACGCGGTCCGGAGGGGCCGCCCAGAGCTCGG ggCCCGCGGCCCCATCTCCTAAATCTCTGCGGAGGTCCCAGCGGAAATCAGGCTCTGATCTCCCGAGTACCCTCCCTGCAATCTGTCCAAAG GCACCCCATGCAGCTCCCGTCAGAAAGCCCATCGTCTTGAAGAAGATCGTGGCCCATGCCGCACag ATCCCATCTGTCAACTCGCCTCGAAGGAGCCCTAGG ATTGCTTTTTTCTTGGAGAAAGAAAACCACCTTCCCAGTAAGGAGCCTACGAAGGAGGACCTCTTCAAGACATGTAGTGTCCCCAGCACACCCACCACCACACCTGTGCTGCAGCCCCTGAACGTCGAGTCCAACTCCGGGGAAGACCTGGACACCAGAGACCTAGAAATGTCCAAGAAGGTCCGGCGGTCCTACAGCCGGCTGGAGACCCTCGGCGCCACCTCCACCCCGGGCCGCCACTCCTGCTTTGGCTTCGAGGGGCTGCTGAAGGTGGGGGACTTGTCTGGAGTCTCACCCGTGGTGTGTTCGAAGTTAACCGAGGTCCCCAGGGTCCCTGCGCAGCCCTGGGCCCCAGACACGACTCTCCCGGGAATCTCTCCGCCAGTCGTGAAAGAGAAACGCAAGAAGAAGAAGCCACCAGAGATCCTG AACCCTGCTGGTCCCGACTCCTTGGCAGGGCTCGTGAGGACTCCAGGGCCACAACCACGGCAGACCCTGAGCTGCGACAAGATCCACGCCTCCGAGCCTTTGCTCAGACTGCTCTCTTCCTGCCCGCTCCGCCCCACTCCTGTCTCACCTG CAGATGCACAAGAGTCTAAAAAATCTGAGAgtggaaaattggtgacaagtCCATCTGTTGACTTAAGACTTTCGGTGACTTGGGGAGAAGCTGCTGTTTCAAGCCTGCCTGGGGGCACATCTCCCACCACCTCGCGGAAATGGACGCCTCCCCAG TCTCTTCGCGGCAGACAAAGAGCCCACTCCAAATCCGAGGAGAGGCCAGTGGTGCAGCCTGTTGAGGAACAGAACCCGGAAGAGCCTCAGGTCTCCAGGGAGCTGGACCCAGAG CCACCTTCTTCAGAACAGAAGCTGGATCTGCAACCAGAACCCACTGTCAGCTTCCTGTTCACACTCCTGAGCACCGCAGAGCCCCACAAGCCCAAAGACCCTGAGGA GGACTTGGAGATCCAAGAGGGCCAGTTCCTGGGTAAGGAAGACTGGGGCCCCCAGCGGACCGCGAAGGAAATCAACCAACTGCAGAATGATTGCATGAG GCTCTGGGCCTCGCTGAGCACTACGCAGGCAGACAACCTGGCCCTGGGGGAGAAGTTGCAAAGTCTG CCCAATTCATTGTATGAGAGCTTGAAGGAGGAAGTGAGGGCGAtccaggaggaagggaagcttgtccaggaggaagggaaggttgTCCAGGAGGATGCCCAGGCCATCCAGGCGGCAGCGCTGCTCCAG CCCAGCTCCCAGAAGACAGACCTGCTCATCCCACAGCCTGACGTTCCCCATGATCACAGAAACCCACGTCAGCCCTGGCCAGGCCCAAGCTTGGAGACGGGACCCGACCTCGGGAAGACCCTCCAGCAGCTCCTCTCCAGGTCCCTGCAGTAA
- the CDCA5 gene encoding sororin isoform X4, with translation MSARRTRSGGAAQSSGPAAPSPKSLRRSQRKSGSDLPSTLPAICPKAPHAAPVRKPIVLKKIVAHAAQIPSVNSPRRSPRIAFFLEKENHLPSKEPTKEDLFKTCSVPSTPTTTPVLQPLNVESNSGEDLDTRDLEMSKKVRRSYSRLETLGATSTPGRHSCFGFEGLLKVGDLSGVSPVVCSKLTEVPRVPAQPWAPDTTLPGISPPVVKEKRKKKKPPEILNPAGPDSLAGLVRTPGPQPRQTLSCDKIHASEPLLRLLSSCPLRPTPVSPDAQESKKSESGKLVTSPSVDLRLSVTWGEAAVSSLPGGTSPTTSRKWTPPQSLRGRQRAHSKSEERPVVQPVEEQNPEEPQVSRELDPEPPSSEQKLDLQPEPTVSFLFTLLSTAEPHKPKDPEEDLEIQEGQFLGKEDWGPQRTAKEINQLQNDCMRLWASLSTTQADNLALGEKLQSLPNSLYESLKEEVRAIQEEGKLVQEEGKVVQEDAQAIQAAALLQQPSSQKTDLLIPQPDVPHDHRNPRQPWPGPSLETGPDLGKTLQQLLSRSLQ, from the exons ATGTCGGCGAGGCGAACGCGGTCCGGAGGGGCCGCCCAGAGCTCGG ggCCCGCGGCCCCATCTCCTAAATCTCTGCGGAGGTCCCAGCGGAAATCAGGCTCTGATCTCCCGAGTACCCTCCCTGCAATCTGTCCAAAG GCACCCCATGCAGCTCCCGTCAGAAAGCCCATCGTCTTGAAGAAGATCGTGGCCCATGCCGCACag ATCCCATCTGTCAACTCGCCTCGAAGGAGCCCTAGG ATTGCTTTTTTCTTGGAGAAAGAAAACCACCTTCCCAGTAAGGAGCCTACGAAGGAGGACCTCTTCAAGACATGTAGTGTCCCCAGCACACCCACCACCACACCTGTGCTGCAGCCCCTGAACGTCGAGTCCAACTCCGGGGAAGACCTGGACACCAGAGACCTAGAAATGTCCAAGAAGGTCCGGCGGTCCTACAGCCGGCTGGAGACCCTCGGCGCCACCTCCACCCCGGGCCGCCACTCCTGCTTTGGCTTCGAGGGGCTGCTGAAGGTGGGGGACTTGTCTGGAGTCTCACCCGTGGTGTGTTCGAAGTTAACCGAGGTCCCCAGGGTCCCTGCGCAGCCCTGGGCCCCAGACACGACTCTCCCGGGAATCTCTCCGCCAGTCGTGAAAGAGAAACGCAAGAAGAAGAAGCCACCAGAGATCCTG AACCCTGCTGGTCCCGACTCCTTGGCAGGGCTCGTGAGGACTCCAGGGCCACAACCACGGCAGACCCTGAGCTGCGACAAGATCCACGCCTCCGAGCCTTTGCTCAGACTGCTCTCTTCCTGCCCGCTCCGCCCCACTCCTGTCTCACCTG ATGCACAAGAGTCTAAAAAATCTGAGAgtggaaaattggtgacaagtCCATCTGTTGACTTAAGACTTTCGGTGACTTGGGGAGAAGCTGCTGTTTCAAGCCTGCCTGGGGGCACATCTCCCACCACCTCGCGGAAATGGACGCCTCCCCAG TCTCTTCGCGGCAGACAAAGAGCCCACTCCAAATCCGAGGAGAGGCCAGTGGTGCAGCCTGTTGAGGAACAGAACCCGGAAGAGCCTCAGGTCTCCAGGGAGCTGGACCCAGAG CCACCTTCTTCAGAACAGAAGCTGGATCTGCAACCAGAACCCACTGTCAGCTTCCTGTTCACACTCCTGAGCACCGCAGAGCCCCACAAGCCCAAAGACCCTGAGGA GGACTTGGAGATCCAAGAGGGCCAGTTCCTGGGTAAGGAAGACTGGGGCCCCCAGCGGACCGCGAAGGAAATCAACCAACTGCAGAATGATTGCATGAG GCTCTGGGCCTCGCTGAGCACTACGCAGGCAGACAACCTGGCCCTGGGGGAGAAGTTGCAAAGTCTG CCCAATTCATTGTATGAGAGCTTGAAGGAGGAAGTGAGGGCGAtccaggaggaagggaagcttgtccaggaggaagggaaggttgTCCAGGAGGATGCCCAGGCCATCCAGGCGGCAGCGCTGCTCCAG CAGCCCAGCTCCCAGAAGACAGACCTGCTCATCCCACAGCCTGACGTTCCCCATGATCACAGAAACCCACGTCAGCCCTGGCCAGGCCCAAGCTTGGAGACGGGACCCGACCTCGGGAAGACCCTCCAGCAGCTCCTCTCCAGGTCCCTGCAGTAA
- the CDCA5 gene encoding sororin isoform X2 has product MSARRTRSGGAAQSSGPAAPSPKSLRRSQRKSGSDLPSTLPAICPKAPHAAPVRKPIVLKKIVAHAAQIPSVNSPRRSPRIAFFLEKENHLPSKEPTKEDLFKTCSVPSTPTTTPVLQPLNVESNSGEDLDTRDLEMSKKVRRSYSRLETLGATSTPGRHSCFGFEGLLKVGDLSGVSPVVCSKLTEVPRVPAQPWAPDTTLPGISPPVVKEKRKKKKPPEILNPAGPDSLAGLVRTPGPQPRQTLSCDKIHASEPLLRLLSSCPLRPTPVSPDAQESKKSESGKLVTSPSVDLRLSVTWGEAAVSSLPGGTSPTTSRKWTPPQSLRGRQRAHSKSEERPVVQPVEEQNPEEPQVSRELDPEPPSSEQKLDLQPEPTVSFLFTLLSTAEPHKPKDPEEDLEIQEGQFLGKEDWGPQRTAKEINQLQNDCMRLWASLSTTQADNLALGEKLQSLPNSLYESLKEEVRAIQEEGKLVQEEGKVVQEDAQAIQAAALLQVPGPPCSGASGREGPPALCHALSSRCLQQPSSQKTDLLIPQPDVPHDHRNPRQPWPGPSLETGPDLGKTLQQLLSRSLQ; this is encoded by the exons ATGTCGGCGAGGCGAACGCGGTCCGGAGGGGCCGCCCAGAGCTCGG ggCCCGCGGCCCCATCTCCTAAATCTCTGCGGAGGTCCCAGCGGAAATCAGGCTCTGATCTCCCGAGTACCCTCCCTGCAATCTGTCCAAAG GCACCCCATGCAGCTCCCGTCAGAAAGCCCATCGTCTTGAAGAAGATCGTGGCCCATGCCGCACag ATCCCATCTGTCAACTCGCCTCGAAGGAGCCCTAGG ATTGCTTTTTTCTTGGAGAAAGAAAACCACCTTCCCAGTAAGGAGCCTACGAAGGAGGACCTCTTCAAGACATGTAGTGTCCCCAGCACACCCACCACCACACCTGTGCTGCAGCCCCTGAACGTCGAGTCCAACTCCGGGGAAGACCTGGACACCAGAGACCTAGAAATGTCCAAGAAGGTCCGGCGGTCCTACAGCCGGCTGGAGACCCTCGGCGCCACCTCCACCCCGGGCCGCCACTCCTGCTTTGGCTTCGAGGGGCTGCTGAAGGTGGGGGACTTGTCTGGAGTCTCACCCGTGGTGTGTTCGAAGTTAACCGAGGTCCCCAGGGTCCCTGCGCAGCCCTGGGCCCCAGACACGACTCTCCCGGGAATCTCTCCGCCAGTCGTGAAAGAGAAACGCAAGAAGAAGAAGCCACCAGAGATCCTG AACCCTGCTGGTCCCGACTCCTTGGCAGGGCTCGTGAGGACTCCAGGGCCACAACCACGGCAGACCCTGAGCTGCGACAAGATCCACGCCTCCGAGCCTTTGCTCAGACTGCTCTCTTCCTGCCCGCTCCGCCCCACTCCTGTCTCACCTG ATGCACAAGAGTCTAAAAAATCTGAGAgtggaaaattggtgacaagtCCATCTGTTGACTTAAGACTTTCGGTGACTTGGGGAGAAGCTGCTGTTTCAAGCCTGCCTGGGGGCACATCTCCCACCACCTCGCGGAAATGGACGCCTCCCCAG TCTCTTCGCGGCAGACAAAGAGCCCACTCCAAATCCGAGGAGAGGCCAGTGGTGCAGCCTGTTGAGGAACAGAACCCGGAAGAGCCTCAGGTCTCCAGGGAGCTGGACCCAGAG CCACCTTCTTCAGAACAGAAGCTGGATCTGCAACCAGAACCCACTGTCAGCTTCCTGTTCACACTCCTGAGCACCGCAGAGCCCCACAAGCCCAAAGACCCTGAGGA GGACTTGGAGATCCAAGAGGGCCAGTTCCTGGGTAAGGAAGACTGGGGCCCCCAGCGGACCGCGAAGGAAATCAACCAACTGCAGAATGATTGCATGAG GCTCTGGGCCTCGCTGAGCACTACGCAGGCAGACAACCTGGCCCTGGGGGAGAAGTTGCAAAGTCTG CCCAATTCATTGTATGAGAGCTTGAAGGAGGAAGTGAGGGCGAtccaggaggaagggaagcttgtccaggaggaagggaaggttgTCCAGGAGGATGCCCAGGCCATCCAGGCGGCAGCGCTGCTCCAGGTGCCTGGGCCTCCATGCAGTGGTGCATCGGGGAGGGAGGGCCCTCCTGCCCTGTGCCACGCACTCAGCTCCCGGTGCCTGCAGCAGCCCAGCTCCCAGAAGACAGACCTGCTCATCCCACAGCCTGACGTTCCCCATGATCACAGAAACCCACGTCAGCCCTGGCCAGGCCCAAGCTTGGAGACGGGACCCGACCTCGGGAAGACCCTCCAGCAGCTCCTCTCCAGGTCCCTGCAGTAA
- the CDCA5 gene encoding sororin isoform X1 — MSARRTRSGGAAQSSGPAAPSPKSLRRSQRKSGSDLPSTLPAICPKAPHAAPVRKPIVLKKIVAHAAQIPSVNSPRRSPRIAFFLEKENHLPSKEPTKEDLFKTCSVPSTPTTTPVLQPLNVESNSGEDLDTRDLEMSKKVRRSYSRLETLGATSTPGRHSCFGFEGLLKVGDLSGVSPVVCSKLTEVPRVPAQPWAPDTTLPGISPPVVKEKRKKKKPPEILNPAGPDSLAGLVRTPGPQPRQTLSCDKIHASEPLLRLLSSCPLRPTPVSPADAQESKKSESGKLVTSPSVDLRLSVTWGEAAVSSLPGGTSPTTSRKWTPPQSLRGRQRAHSKSEERPVVQPVEEQNPEEPQVSRELDPEPPSSEQKLDLQPEPTVSFLFTLLSTAEPHKPKDPEEDLEIQEGQFLGKEDWGPQRTAKEINQLQNDCMRLWASLSTTQADNLALGEKLQSLPNSLYESLKEEVRAIQEEGKLVQEEGKVVQEDAQAIQAAALLQVPGPPCSGASGREGPPALCHALSSRCLQQPSSQKTDLLIPQPDVPHDHRNPRQPWPGPSLETGPDLGKTLQQLLSRSLQ, encoded by the exons ATGTCGGCGAGGCGAACGCGGTCCGGAGGGGCCGCCCAGAGCTCGG ggCCCGCGGCCCCATCTCCTAAATCTCTGCGGAGGTCCCAGCGGAAATCAGGCTCTGATCTCCCGAGTACCCTCCCTGCAATCTGTCCAAAG GCACCCCATGCAGCTCCCGTCAGAAAGCCCATCGTCTTGAAGAAGATCGTGGCCCATGCCGCACag ATCCCATCTGTCAACTCGCCTCGAAGGAGCCCTAGG ATTGCTTTTTTCTTGGAGAAAGAAAACCACCTTCCCAGTAAGGAGCCTACGAAGGAGGACCTCTTCAAGACATGTAGTGTCCCCAGCACACCCACCACCACACCTGTGCTGCAGCCCCTGAACGTCGAGTCCAACTCCGGGGAAGACCTGGACACCAGAGACCTAGAAATGTCCAAGAAGGTCCGGCGGTCCTACAGCCGGCTGGAGACCCTCGGCGCCACCTCCACCCCGGGCCGCCACTCCTGCTTTGGCTTCGAGGGGCTGCTGAAGGTGGGGGACTTGTCTGGAGTCTCACCCGTGGTGTGTTCGAAGTTAACCGAGGTCCCCAGGGTCCCTGCGCAGCCCTGGGCCCCAGACACGACTCTCCCGGGAATCTCTCCGCCAGTCGTGAAAGAGAAACGCAAGAAGAAGAAGCCACCAGAGATCCTG AACCCTGCTGGTCCCGACTCCTTGGCAGGGCTCGTGAGGACTCCAGGGCCACAACCACGGCAGACCCTGAGCTGCGACAAGATCCACGCCTCCGAGCCTTTGCTCAGACTGCTCTCTTCCTGCCCGCTCCGCCCCACTCCTGTCTCACCTG CAGATGCACAAGAGTCTAAAAAATCTGAGAgtggaaaattggtgacaagtCCATCTGTTGACTTAAGACTTTCGGTGACTTGGGGAGAAGCTGCTGTTTCAAGCCTGCCTGGGGGCACATCTCCCACCACCTCGCGGAAATGGACGCCTCCCCAG TCTCTTCGCGGCAGACAAAGAGCCCACTCCAAATCCGAGGAGAGGCCAGTGGTGCAGCCTGTTGAGGAACAGAACCCGGAAGAGCCTCAGGTCTCCAGGGAGCTGGACCCAGAG CCACCTTCTTCAGAACAGAAGCTGGATCTGCAACCAGAACCCACTGTCAGCTTCCTGTTCACACTCCTGAGCACCGCAGAGCCCCACAAGCCCAAAGACCCTGAGGA GGACTTGGAGATCCAAGAGGGCCAGTTCCTGGGTAAGGAAGACTGGGGCCCCCAGCGGACCGCGAAGGAAATCAACCAACTGCAGAATGATTGCATGAG GCTCTGGGCCTCGCTGAGCACTACGCAGGCAGACAACCTGGCCCTGGGGGAGAAGTTGCAAAGTCTG CCCAATTCATTGTATGAGAGCTTGAAGGAGGAAGTGAGGGCGAtccaggaggaagggaagcttgtccaggaggaagggaaggttgTCCAGGAGGATGCCCAGGCCATCCAGGCGGCAGCGCTGCTCCAGGTGCCTGGGCCTCCATGCAGTGGTGCATCGGGGAGGGAGGGCCCTCCTGCCCTGTGCCACGCACTCAGCTCCCGGTGCCTGCAGCAGCCCAGCTCCCAGAAGACAGACCTGCTCATCCCACAGCCTGACGTTCCCCATGATCACAGAAACCCACGTCAGCCCTGGCCAGGCCCAAGCTTGGAGACGGGACCCGACCTCGGGAAGACCCTCCAGCAGCTCCTCTCCAGGTCCCTGCAGTAA
- the CDCA5 gene encoding sororin isoform X3, with translation MSARRTRSGGAAQSSGPAAPSPKSLRRSQRKSGSDLPSTLPAICPKAPHAAPVRKPIVLKKIVAHAAQIPSVNSPRRSPRIAFFLEKENHLPSKEPTKEDLFKTCSVPSTPTTTPVLQPLNVESNSGEDLDTRDLEMSKKVRRSYSRLETLGATSTPGRHSCFGFEGLLKVGDLSGVSPVVCSKLTEVPRVPAQPWAPDTTLPGISPPVVKEKRKKKKPPEILNPAGPDSLAGLVRTPGPQPRQTLSCDKIHASEPLLRLLSSCPLRPTPVSPADAQESKKSESGKLVTSPSVDLRLSVTWGEAAVSSLPGGTSPTTSRKWTPPQSLRGRQRAHSKSEERPVVQPVEEQNPEEPQVSRELDPEPPSSEQKLDLQPEPTVSFLFTLLSTAEPHKPKDPEEDLEIQEGQFLGKEDWGPQRTAKEINQLQNDCMRLWASLSTTQADNLALGEKLQSLPNSLYESLKEEVRAIQEEGKLVQEEGKVVQEDAQAIQAAALLQQPSSQKTDLLIPQPDVPHDHRNPRQPWPGPSLETGPDLGKTLQQLLSRSLQ, from the exons ATGTCGGCGAGGCGAACGCGGTCCGGAGGGGCCGCCCAGAGCTCGG ggCCCGCGGCCCCATCTCCTAAATCTCTGCGGAGGTCCCAGCGGAAATCAGGCTCTGATCTCCCGAGTACCCTCCCTGCAATCTGTCCAAAG GCACCCCATGCAGCTCCCGTCAGAAAGCCCATCGTCTTGAAGAAGATCGTGGCCCATGCCGCACag ATCCCATCTGTCAACTCGCCTCGAAGGAGCCCTAGG ATTGCTTTTTTCTTGGAGAAAGAAAACCACCTTCCCAGTAAGGAGCCTACGAAGGAGGACCTCTTCAAGACATGTAGTGTCCCCAGCACACCCACCACCACACCTGTGCTGCAGCCCCTGAACGTCGAGTCCAACTCCGGGGAAGACCTGGACACCAGAGACCTAGAAATGTCCAAGAAGGTCCGGCGGTCCTACAGCCGGCTGGAGACCCTCGGCGCCACCTCCACCCCGGGCCGCCACTCCTGCTTTGGCTTCGAGGGGCTGCTGAAGGTGGGGGACTTGTCTGGAGTCTCACCCGTGGTGTGTTCGAAGTTAACCGAGGTCCCCAGGGTCCCTGCGCAGCCCTGGGCCCCAGACACGACTCTCCCGGGAATCTCTCCGCCAGTCGTGAAAGAGAAACGCAAGAAGAAGAAGCCACCAGAGATCCTG AACCCTGCTGGTCCCGACTCCTTGGCAGGGCTCGTGAGGACTCCAGGGCCACAACCACGGCAGACCCTGAGCTGCGACAAGATCCACGCCTCCGAGCCTTTGCTCAGACTGCTCTCTTCCTGCCCGCTCCGCCCCACTCCTGTCTCACCTG CAGATGCACAAGAGTCTAAAAAATCTGAGAgtggaaaattggtgacaagtCCATCTGTTGACTTAAGACTTTCGGTGACTTGGGGAGAAGCTGCTGTTTCAAGCCTGCCTGGGGGCACATCTCCCACCACCTCGCGGAAATGGACGCCTCCCCAG TCTCTTCGCGGCAGACAAAGAGCCCACTCCAAATCCGAGGAGAGGCCAGTGGTGCAGCCTGTTGAGGAACAGAACCCGGAAGAGCCTCAGGTCTCCAGGGAGCTGGACCCAGAG CCACCTTCTTCAGAACAGAAGCTGGATCTGCAACCAGAACCCACTGTCAGCTTCCTGTTCACACTCCTGAGCACCGCAGAGCCCCACAAGCCCAAAGACCCTGAGGA GGACTTGGAGATCCAAGAGGGCCAGTTCCTGGGTAAGGAAGACTGGGGCCCCCAGCGGACCGCGAAGGAAATCAACCAACTGCAGAATGATTGCATGAG GCTCTGGGCCTCGCTGAGCACTACGCAGGCAGACAACCTGGCCCTGGGGGAGAAGTTGCAAAGTCTG CCCAATTCATTGTATGAGAGCTTGAAGGAGGAAGTGAGGGCGAtccaggaggaagggaagcttgtccaggaggaagggaaggttgTCCAGGAGGATGCCCAGGCCATCCAGGCGGCAGCGCTGCTCCAG CAGCCCAGCTCCCAGAAGACAGACCTGCTCATCCCACAGCCTGACGTTCCCCATGATCACAGAAACCCACGTCAGCCCTGGCCAGGCCCAAGCTTGGAGACGGGACCCGACCTCGGGAAGACCCTCCAGCAGCTCCTCTCCAGGTCCCTGCAGTAA
- the CDCA5 gene encoding sororin isoform X7, with protein sequence MSARRTRSGGAAQSSGPAAPSPKSLRRSQRKSGSDLPSTLPAICPKAPHAAPVRKPIVLKKIVAHAAQIPSVNSPRRSPRIAFFLEKENHLPSKEPTKEDLFKTCSVPSTPTTTPVLQPLNVESNSGEDLDTRDLEMSKKVRRSYSRLETLGATSTPGRHSCFGFEGLLKVGDLSGVSPVVCSKLTEVPRVPAQPWAPDTTLPGISPPVVKEKRKKKKPPEILKSELDEWAAAMNAEFEAAEQFDLLVE encoded by the exons ATGTCGGCGAGGCGAACGCGGTCCGGAGGGGCCGCCCAGAGCTCGG ggCCCGCGGCCCCATCTCCTAAATCTCTGCGGAGGTCCCAGCGGAAATCAGGCTCTGATCTCCCGAGTACCCTCCCTGCAATCTGTCCAAAG GCACCCCATGCAGCTCCCGTCAGAAAGCCCATCGTCTTGAAGAAGATCGTGGCCCATGCCGCACag ATCCCATCTGTCAACTCGCCTCGAAGGAGCCCTAGG ATTGCTTTTTTCTTGGAGAAAGAAAACCACCTTCCCAGTAAGGAGCCTACGAAGGAGGACCTCTTCAAGACATGTAGTGTCCCCAGCACACCCACCACCACACCTGTGCTGCAGCCCCTGAACGTCGAGTCCAACTCCGGGGAAGACCTGGACACCAGAGACCTAGAAATGTCCAAGAAGGTCCGGCGGTCCTACAGCCGGCTGGAGACCCTCGGCGCCACCTCCACCCCGGGCCGCCACTCCTGCTTTGGCTTCGAGGGGCTGCTGAAGGTGGGGGACTTGTCTGGAGTCTCACCCGTGGTGTGTTCGAAGTTAACCGAGGTCCCCAGGGTCCCTGCGCAGCCCTGGGCCCCAGACACGACTCTCCCGGGAATCTCTCCGCCAGTCGTGAAAGAGAAACGCAAGAAGAAGAAGCCACCAGAGATCCTG AAATCGGAGCTGGATGAGTGGGCCGCGGCCATGAATGCTGAATTTGAAGCTGCTGAACAGTTTGATCTCCTGGTTGAATGA